A genome region from Anopheles stephensi strain Indian chromosome 2, UCI_ANSTEP_V1.0, whole genome shotgun sequence includes the following:
- the LOC118502728 gene encoding methyl-CpG-binding domain protein 3 isoform X1 gives MQASDSLSPFRSNMNVSIERKRNDCVALPKGWQREEVLRKTGLSAGKVDVYYYSPSGKKIESKPQLARALGDTIDLSTFDYQAGRTIAPPSMAAAQLLHTHHHGSGYHLLQPPNSSALRRKLPPSVPLGGTNPLSATPISSGCGVKPQSSQYDYSRAMRADTSLIPPIRQTASIFKQPVTVVRSQEPDNAKVKRELQHGSQVKPKQLFWEKRLENLGASNTHNEEIGSIELPKRLRPIGPGIRETTVLQSLATALHHNTLPVTGQTASKTSLNTNAGVFINPHQPLMTNVTITEEDVKRQEERVQYARLRLQEALRA, from the exons ATGCAGGCAAGCGATTCTTTGTCACCGTTCAGAAGCAACATGAACGTATCCATCGAGCGGAAACGGAACGATTGTGTTGCGCTACCGAAGGGCTGGCAGCGGGAAGAGGTGCTTCGGAAGACGGGCCTTTCGGCTGGCAAAGTGGATGTGTATTACTATAG TCCATCGGGGAAGAAGATCGAAAGTAAGCCACAGCTTGCCCGCGCTCTCGGCGATACGATCGATCTGTCGACGTTCGATTATCAGGCCGGACGCACTATTGCACCGCCGTCGATGGCCGCAGCTCAGCTGCTGCACACACATCACCACGGTTCGGGCTACCATCTGCTGCAGCCACCAAATAGCAGCGCCCTGCGCAGGAAGTTGCCCCCATCCGTTCCGCTTGGTGGAACGAACCCACTTAGCGCAACGCCGATCAGCAGTGGCTGTGGTGTGAAACCACAATCATCTCAGTACGATTACAG CCGTGCGATGCGCGCCGACACATCGCTTATCCCACCGATCAGACAGACGGCATCAATCTTCAAGCAGCCGGTAACGGTCGTACGATCACAGGAACCCGACAATGCCAAAGTGAAGCGCGAACTCCAGCACGGGAGCCAGGTTAAACCGAAGCAGCTGTTTTGGGAGAAACGCTTAGAG AATCTCGGTGCAAGCAACACGCACAATGAAGAAATAGGCTCGATCGAACTACCAAAGCGACTGCGACCGATAGGACCGGGAATACGCGAAACGACAGTACTGCAATCGTTAGCTACGGCCCTGCATCACAACACACTGCCCGTAACCGGACAGACCGCGTCGAAAACGTCCCTAAACACGAACGCCGGCGTTTTCATCAATCCGCACCAACCGCTCATGACGAACGTGACCATTACGGAGGAGGATGTAAAGCGGCAGGAAGAGCGCGTACAGTACGCCCGTTTGCGGTTACAGGAAGCGCTGCGTGCCTAG
- the LOC118502673 gene encoding nuclear pore complex protein DDB_G0274915 encodes MFDRSMEQGRSGANQSEGRSSNAMKFSGSSSSLPANQRNQSTPSRLMGSYAGSTMGLDRTLSTPPVAESTHIGSTSFSAAWNGTGYGGQSKRRPTSPLMNNRTLFKSSGNLTGIGRVNSRVLTDAQSPGLVNRLVRYYDRSQSQAMNRSQSLSSVYNKPGQFPLVQLRKHELRYANKDAIRRNGNFGMVRIAPPERSLFHTNKRSSIFRSGSMLLPSTSECSSASESSLFVAGLGTARNGPPTVGSSSVGSGGGGGGDEADVENRVITPCAELEATPTRSVLDALKEISRKRINSEELDADRIKKQCQELSELDAAGSGPPSATAAVAIGTHGLATKRSREQTSESSPASPPEQGPGLGGVGRVTHSGGEQQSQKKRLCIKNNDILSSLSSSLVAMNTPKRTLAQRPDRHRLNVNQAPSISMSSPAIGTVPSSSSTLIGLATPEKFSNMALNTPGSLERSDSPRASNAGHPAGSKASREPVEQLPAQRVPPKITLFNRPYETSQSSSSDKASSPSTRGISRIISSDGEEDEHGEGSGKVQFVKPKEKSPNDVSSSGFGSSRDPLKKPAPSKLTVMLKCLSGDLDDYEEAEEVEEVRPAPRLPQAAATPVTQSARTGFSFGATSAKDMVDAPKQLPTSVATQPAASATVSDAVTSSASASAPSPTVSNGLSALINNPIKDTGLGNKASPAAATPSKEPSTDANSAKPNDEKQDAKQAQAPPADPATKSLTFSFGTANASSTTTPPGTGFSLPLKPSTTTTTTTTTTVEQSSAAVPTATFSFGTPVQKSTASATALSNSNLISFSPAAAKLPTPVLQFGGSAASTASTTASTASAAPPMFSFTGGSPSQTAAASTATSATAATATTIASTMAAPSSISSPTFGAGSTFGGFKLPASVSLATTSSSAPATTTTVPAMTAATTSAPATVTPGFSFGFSAASKPAATTSTTIPTFGSGSLFTTSTAGASTTTTTTAAGSTFTFGSVTTTPKATPSAASSPFTFGAKAATSPAAVAGAANAASSIAPTTPFPTFGAIASSAGPTAAAAASSAPSTNASATNTSTTASQPFVFGGAAKPAASTNIFGSAATNTTGSSVPDAAKTNLFASATQQPNAGNIFGSVVAGGQPSANAPNAPTGGPTSLFGAATATPTAGTGSGSSPFTFGAAKATASPITPANGAMFGNAAPQTNAAAPTAGIFTFGSTKPAAPAVGSSGAPNTAAPAQQQQQPGAATNPLVPTFGGSSSNASPFTFGAVANKTTPAGTGTGMFGSMAPTPTNNNNNTSGPVNNNSTPATFGATAMNGGTNALPAFGGRSSIFGSTTPAGSSTGTIPNPSPSAGSIFGTQTNGPQHAANSNSAPSATPSGGLFTFGANSNASNSTPGSTFGANASSGTTFGGFNAPSGGLSNGIGASAPAPNKPFTFGASNPGTQNSVANAQQGAAAAPGAPTGFNFNLGSNAAKPFNFTGGMGNVNANGSVASPPMFGSPAATANTNPAAGNPAPFTFGAMVNGGGGGGGVVGNNNSNTAPGPFTFGASAAPGAGAPGGGGVTSPFNFSAGNVAAVAPQPQQQQPGAAFNFGGQQQQQQQQQMQQPFGMGGVAPAFGAPPAFGAPGGVVPGGVMPTFSIGTNSTPNGPLPGQRRIKVATRRVK; translated from the exons atgttcgatcgatcgatggagCAAGGAAGATCGGGTGCGAATCAGTCGGAAGGACGCAGCAGCAACGCGATGAAATTCTCCGGCTCGTCGTCATCGCTGCCTGCGAATCAAAGGAATCAAAGTACGCCGTCAAGGTTGATGGGCTCGTATGCGGGCAGTACGATGGGTCTGGACCGTACGCTCAGTACGCCACCGGTTGCTGAATCGACGCACATCGGCAGTACCAGCTTTAGTGCGGCCTGGAACGGTACCGGCTACGGTGGACAGTCCAAACGGAGGCCCACCTCACCGTTAATGAACAACCGGACACTGTTCAAAAGCAGTGGCAATTTGACCGGAATTGGTCGTGTCAATTCACG CGTGCTGACCGATGCACAAAGTCCAGGTTTGGTAAATCGATTGGTGCGCTATTACGATCGAAGTCAGTCCCAGGCGATGAACCGTTCCCAGTCTCTATCGAGCGTGTACAACAAACCGGGCCAATTTCCACTGGTCCAGCTGCGCAAGCACGAGCTGCGGTACGCGAATAAAGACGCAATCCGGCGGAATGGGAACTTTGGTATGGTTCGCATAGCACCACCGGAACGATCCCTCTTTCACACGAACAAGCGTAGCAGCATTTTTCGCAGCGGTTCGATGCTCCTACCGAGTACCAGCGAATGCAGCTCGGCAAGCGAATCGTCTTTGTTTGTGGCGGGCTTGGGCACGGCACGAAATGGGCCGCCCACCGTTGGCAGCAGTAGCGTCGGgagtggtggcggtggtggaggtgatGAGGCCGATGTGGAAAATCGTGTTATTACACCGTGTGCCGAACTGGAGGCGACACCCACCCGCAGTGTACTTGATGCACTGAAGGAAATATCCCGGAAGCGTATCAACAGTGAGGAGCTGGACGCGGATCGTATCAAGAAACAATGTCAGGAGCTGTCCGAGCTTGATGCGGCCGGCAGTGGGCCTCCATCGGCGACCGCAGCCGTGGCCATCGGTACGCATGGGCTAGCTACAAAACGCAGCCGTGAACAGACGTCGGAAAGCAGCCCCGCTTCCCCCCCGGAACAAGGGCCAGGGCTGGGCGGTGTGGGCCGTGTGACGCATTCTGGTGGTGAGCAGCAGTCGCAAAAGAAGCGGCTTTGCATCAAAAACAATGACATCCTCAGTTCGCTCAGCTCCAGCCTGGTAGCGATGAACACACCGAAGCGTACCCTTGCACAGCGCCCAGACCGACACCGGTTGAACGTGAATCAGGCACCTTCGATAAGCATGTCGTCCCCGGCAATCGGAACAGTGCCGAGCTCCTCTTCCACCCTGATCGGACTTGCCACgccggaaaagttttccaatatGGCGCTCAACACACCGGGATCGCTGGAGCGAAGCGATAGTCCGCGAGCATCGAATGCTGGTCACCCGGCAGGCTCGAAGGCTAGCAGAGAACCGGTCGAGCAGCTGCCTGCGCAGCGTGTCCCACCAAAGATAACACTCTTCAACCGGCCGTACGAAACGTCGCAATCCTCGTCGTCGGATAAAGCCAGCTCGCCGTCCACGAGGGGCATCAGTCGAATAATATCCAGCGATGGCGAGGAAGACGAACATGGCGAAGGCAGTGGCAAGGTTCAGTTTGTTaaaccgaaagaaaaatcacCCAACGATGTGAGTTCGAGCGGATTCGGTTCTTCGCGCGATCCGCTCAAAAAACCGGCCCCATCGAAGCTTACCGTGATGCTGAAGTGCTTAAGCGGTGACCTGGACGACTACGAGGAGGCGGAGGAAGTGGAGGAAGTACGGCCGGCACCACGCTTACCGCAAGCTGCTGCCACCCCAGTCACACAGTCAGCGCGCACCGGGTTCAGTTTCGGTGCCACTTCCGCCAAGGATATGGTTGATGCACCAAAGCAGCTTCCAACAAGTGTCGCCACGCAACCGGCCGCCAGTGCAACAGTGTCGGATGCGGTGACGTCTTCCGCTAGTGCTTCTGCTCCTTCACCGACAGTCAGCAATGGATTATCGGCGTTGATAAACAATCCCATCAAAGATACCGGGTTGGGTAATAAagcttcaccagcagcagcaacaccatccaAGGAGCCTAGCACGGACGCGAACTCTGCGAAACCGAACGACGAGAAGCAGGACGCCAAACAAGCGCAGGCCCCACCGGCGGACCCAGCCACAAAATCATTAACGTTTTCGTTCGGTACGGCCAATGCGTCATCCACCACTACGCCACCAGGTACCGGGTTTTCGCTGCCATTGAAACcctcgaccaccaccaccaccaccacaactaCAACGGTTGAGCAGAGCAGTGCGGCGGTTCCTACGGCAACGTTCTCGTTTGGCACACCGGTACAAAAGTCAACCGCTTCAGCAACCGCTTTGAGCAACTcgaatttaatttctttctcACCGGCCGCGGCGAAGCTTCCAACGCCCGTGCTTCAGTTCGGTGGCAGTGCTGCGTCGACTGCATCCACGACGGCCTCGACCGCGTCAGCTGCACCGCCTATGTTCTCCTTCACCGGTGGATCGCCTTCGCAAACGGcggcagcatcaacagcaacatcagcaacagcagcaacagcaacaacaatcgcATCAACGATGGCAGCACCATCGAGCATCAGTTCGCCCACCTTCGGAGCTGGCAGCACCTTTGGAGGCTTCAAACTGCCTGCATCGGTATCGTTAGCGACGACCTCATCGTCAGCGCCAGCAACCACTACCACGGTACCAGCGATGACGGCAGCGACAACGTCGGCCCCGGCCACCGTAACTCCCGGCTTTAGCTTCGGTTTCAGTGCGGCCAGCAAACCGGCCGCTACTACTTCCACGACAATCCCAACGTTTGGTTCTGGTTCGCTGTTTACCACCAGCACGGCGGGTGCTTCTACGACCACCACAACCACGGCGGCCGGTAGTACGTTCACGTTTGGCAGCGTTACTACCACACCGAAAGCGACACCATCCGCCGCCAGCAGTCCGTTCACGTTTGGAGCCAAAGCGGCTACTAGCCCTGCGGCGGTGGCTGGTGCAGCCAATGCTGCGTCCTCCATCGCGCCCACCACACCATTCCCGACGTTCGGTGCAATTGCTAGCAGTGCtggcccaacagcagcagcagcagcatcatcagcaccatccACGAATGCCAGTGCTACCAACACATCAACAACCGCTTCCCAACCGTTCGTGTTTGGAGGCGCAGCTAAACCCGCCGCCAGCACAAACATATTCGGATCCGCTGCCACCAACACTACCGGAAGCAGTGTACCGGATGCCGCAAAGACGAACCTTTTCGCTAGCGCAACGCAACAACCGAACGCCGGCAACATCTTTGGATCGGTGGTTGCCGGTGGACAGCCGTCAGCGAACGCCCCGAACGCTCCGACCGGAGGACCGACCTCCCTCTTTGGTGCCGCTACCGCTACACCAACCGCCGGAACAGGATCCGGTTCATCGCCGTTCACCTTCGGTGCCGCCAAAGCAACGGCGTCGCCCATCACACCGGCGAATGGTGCAATGTTTGGAAATGCGGCACCGCAAACGAATGCTGCAGCTCCTACGGCTGGCATTTTCACGTTCGGATCTACCAAACCAGCGGCACCGGCAGTCGGCTCGTCTGGCGCACCAAACACGGCTGCCCCTgcccaacaacagcagcagccgggtGCCGCAACAAACCCGCTGGTACCGACGTTTGGTGGAAGCTCCTCCAACGCGTCGCCGTTTACATTCGGTGCCGTTGCGAACAAGACGACGCCCGCCGGTACGGGGACGGGAATGTTCGGTTCGATGGCACCCAccccaaccaacaacaacaacaacacatccGGACCGGTCAACAACAATTCAACTCCGGCCACGTTTGGTGCAACCGCTATGAACGGCGGTACAAACGCATTACCGGCGTTCGGTGGCAGATCTTCCATCTTTGGTAGCACGACCCCAGCCGGATCTTCCACCGGAACCATACCGAATCCGTCGCCGTCAGCCGGTTCCATCTTCGGAACGCAAACCAACGGACCTCAGCATGctgccaacagcaacagcgcaCCGTCGGCGACCCCGTCCGGTGGACTGTTTACGTTCGGAGCGAACAGCAATGCGTCGAACAGCACGCCCGGCAGTACGTTCGGTGCGAACGCCAGCAGTGGCACCACCTTCGGGGGCTTTAACGCACCTTCGGGCGGACTTTCGAATGGTATTGGCGCGAGCGCACCGGCACCGAACAAACCGTTCACGTTCGGTGCGTCCAATCCCGGAACGCAAAACAGTGTCGCAAACGCGCAGCAAGGAGCAGCGGCGGCACCCGGTGCGCCGACGGGCTTTAACTTCAACCTCGGCTCGAATGCGGCCAAACCGTTCAACTTCACCGGCGGGATGGGTAACGTTAACGCGAACGGAAGTGTGGCCTCACCGCCGATGTTTGGTTCACCGGCAGCTACGGCCAATACGAATCCGGCTGCCGGCAATCCGGCACCCTTCACATTCGGCGCGATGGTTaatggtggtgggggtggtggtggcgttgtcggtaacaacaacagcaacacagcACCCGGCCCATTCACGTTCGGTGCGTCCGCGGCACCGGGCGCTGGTGCGCCAGGTGGAGGTGGCGTAACGTCGCCGTTCAACTTCTCCGCCGGTAATGTAGCGGCCGTTGCGCCACAgccccagcaacagcaacccgGAGCAGCGTTCAACTTTGGtggacaacagcagcagcagcagcagcagcagatgcagCAACCGTTCGGGATGGGTGGCGTCGCGCCGGCATTCGGTGCACCGCCGGCCTTCGGTGCACCGGGTGGCGTTGTGCCCGGTGGTGTGATGCCGACGTTCAGCATCGGTACGAACTCAACACCGAACGGACCGCTCCCTGGCCAGCGGCGTATCAAGGTTGCGACGAGGCGTGTCAAGTGA
- the LOC118502728 gene encoding methyl-CpG-binding domain protein 2 isoform X2 — protein MQASDSLSPFRSNMNVSIERKRNDCVALPKGWQREEVLRKTGLSAGKVDVYYYSRAMRADTSLIPPIRQTASIFKQPVTVVRSQEPDNAKVKRELQHGSQVKPKQLFWEKRLENLGASNTHNEEIGSIELPKRLRPIGPGIRETTVLQSLATALHHNTLPVTGQTASKTSLNTNAGVFINPHQPLMTNVTITEEDVKRQEERVQYARLRLQEALRA, from the exons ATGCAGGCAAGCGATTCTTTGTCACCGTTCAGAAGCAACATGAACGTATCCATCGAGCGGAAACGGAACGATTGTGTTGCGCTACCGAAGGGCTGGCAGCGGGAAGAGGTGCTTCGGAAGACGGGCCTTTCGGCTGGCAAAGTGGATGTGTATTACTATAG CCGTGCGATGCGCGCCGACACATCGCTTATCCCACCGATCAGACAGACGGCATCAATCTTCAAGCAGCCGGTAACGGTCGTACGATCACAGGAACCCGACAATGCCAAAGTGAAGCGCGAACTCCAGCACGGGAGCCAGGTTAAACCGAAGCAGCTGTTTTGGGAGAAACGCTTAGAG AATCTCGGTGCAAGCAACACGCACAATGAAGAAATAGGCTCGATCGAACTACCAAAGCGACTGCGACCGATAGGACCGGGAATACGCGAAACGACAGTACTGCAATCGTTAGCTACGGCCCTGCATCACAACACACTGCCCGTAACCGGACAGACCGCGTCGAAAACGTCCCTAAACACGAACGCCGGCGTTTTCATCAATCCGCACCAACCGCTCATGACGAACGTGACCATTACGGAGGAGGATGTAAAGCGGCAGGAAGAGCGCGTACAGTACGCCCGTTTGCGGTTACAGGAAGCGCTGCGTGCCTAG
- the LOC118502724 gene encoding 3-ketodihydrosphingosine reductase, translating to MNHSTEIILTIAGIVLVHGLIFYFLTRKSRLIKGKHVVVTGGSSGIGLWAAIECVRLGAHVTIIARNVPLLEKAKEELEKRRVRDTQLIQYRSVDVAKSYETVEQALDELERTVAPIHMLINCAGMAICGTLEDTSIDDARKLMDVNYFGTYYPTRYVLPKLKAAGDGIIVITASQAALMGIYGYGAYAASKFALRGLAETIAMEARHRGVSVTLALPADTDTPGFENENRSKPEETKIISGSGGLAKPEHVGRRLVQDALKGSFFSIMGLESWVLSILCVGMAPWRGPLLCFVQFYLLGPLRLIGLALQWNFQRIIKNCAKQRQRP from the exons ATGAATCATTCCACCGAAATCATACTGACGATTGCCGGCATTGTGCTGGTGCACGGGCTAATTTTCTACTTCCTCACCCGCAAGTCACGTCTGATCAAGGGCAAACATGTGGTCGTTACGGGCGGTTCCAGCGGTATCGGTCTGTGGGCAGCGATCGAGTGTGTACGATTGGGCGCGCACGTTACCATCATTGCACGCAACGTGCCCCTGTTGG AAAAAGCCAAAGAAGAGCTGGAGAAGAGACGCGTCCGTGACACGCAGCTCATACAGTACCGGTCGGTGGATGTGGCGAAAAGCTACGAAACGGTAGAGCAAGCGCTGGATGAATTGGAACGTACCGTCGCCCCCATCCATATGCTTATCAACTGTGCCGGGATGGCGATTTGCGGTACGCTCGAGGACACTTCGATCGACGACGCCCGGAAGCTGATGGATGTTAACTATTTCGGGACCTACTACCCGACCCGCTACGTACTGCCAAAGCTGAAGGCTGCCGGGGACGGTATCATCGTGATTACCGCGTCCCAGGCGGCACTGATGGGCATCTACGGGTACGGTGCGTACGCCGCGTCCAAGTTTGCACTCCGCGGACTGGCCGAAACGATTGCGATGGAAGCGCGGCACCGTGGCGTTAGCGTGACCCTTGCCCTACCGGCCGATACCGATACGCCCGGGTTCGAGAACGAAAACCGGTCCAAGCCGGAGGAAACGAAAATCATATCCGGTTCGGGTGGGCTGGCGAAACCGGAGCACGTTGGCAGGCGGTTGGTGCAGGACGCACTGAAGGGATCCTTTTTCTCCATCATGGGACTGGAAAGCTGGGTGTTGAGCATCCTGTGCGTCGGTATGGCACCGTGGCGCGGACCGTTGCTGTGTTTCGTGCAGTTTTACCTACTCGGCCCGCTGCGGCTGATCGGGCTAGCGTTGCAGTGGAACTTTCAGCGAATTATAAAGAACTGTGCcaagcagcggcagcgaccATAA